A stretch of DNA from Bacillota bacterium LX-D:
TACTTTTTATCAATAATACAAAAAGATATATCTGTACAGTTAATAAAATTACCTTCCGAATAATTTTTCCGCTTTCCGATTAGATTAAAATTGTTTTCCAGTGCAAGAGTAATAACCAAACATAAAAGATGCCCTAAGCCTAATAAGGCTACACTTTTGTTTCTTTTCAATCCACTAGCGATAATAGTTGTAATGCTTAATAATAAAGACAATAAAATAAATATCCAATAGACAATCCAGTACCAAGACATATTTTCGTTCCTCGCTTTCTATGCTATAATAAGCAAAGGGTTATTATTCCCTTATAGTGTAATTTTGCACTATAAGGGAATAATAATTCAAGCATTATTTTATAATTAAATATTGGAGGAACCAAGATGGATAAAGAACAAGTTATAAATATAGTTTCTAATAAGATAAAGCTTCTTAGAGTTGAAAAAGGATACACCCAAGATAAAATGGCTGACATACTTGGAATATCGAAAAAAACCCTTGTGCAGATTGAAAAAGGCAGAAATTCTGCTAGTTGGGCGATGGTAGTAGCTACCTGTGCCATGTTCAAGGAAAGTGAGGTTTTACAATCCGCGTTAGGCGATGACCCATTAGATATAATAACTATAATTGCCCACGAGCGAATCGATAGTCCAAAGGAGAAGACATTAGGTGGTAACGTATGGTGGACAGAAA
This window harbors:
- a CDS encoding helix-turn-helix domain-containing protein, translating into MDKEQVINIVSNKIKLLRVEKGYTQDKMADILGISKKTLVQIEKGRNSASWAMVVATCAMFKESEVLQSALGDDPLDIITIIAHERIDSPKEKTLGGNVWWTEILKEGRFQLQQNVISKHYRILDEDGYRWYSSFDKDKTLARLNELKN